The following proteins come from a genomic window of Flavobacteriaceae bacterium MAR_2010_188:
- a CDS encoding Predicted glycosyl hydrolase, GH43/DUF377 family, with product MKKVSIILVLILSLYNCKNEVENSQISSQNSTNENDSWHFPHFTKVDSVNPILSPSDKLSFLDPILKDSVKWEARNVLNPTAVVKDGKIHLLYRAQDIQGTSRIGLAISEDGIHFEKQNEPIFFPAMDSLKSLEWNFQKKDNHKINSDKNITLFDGVEDPRIIETSDGNYLMTYTSYDGKTARLCSASSNNLKEWTKHGPILKDSIYKNYWSKSGAVIAERTNNKIIAKKIDGKYWMYFGDTDLYMASSEDLINWEPAINEESGKLIEVLKPRPGYFDSRLVEPGPYALITEKGILLIYNSSNAANFNDPNLPKFTYAAGQALFSKDQPYKEIARTEDYFIYPDKDYEKVGEVNEVCFVEGLVYFKDKWFLYYGTADSKIAVAIYDGDFLK from the coding sequence ATGAAAAAAGTTTCTATTATTCTCGTACTAATCCTGTCACTTTATAATTGTAAAAATGAAGTTGAAAACTCTCAGATTTCATCACAAAATTCAACAAATGAAAATGATTCTTGGCATTTTCCGCACTTTACCAAAGTAGATAGCGTCAATCCAATCTTAAGTCCCAGCGACAAACTCAGTTTCTTAGACCCGATACTTAAAGATTCTGTAAAATGGGAAGCACGTAACGTCCTTAATCCAACTGCGGTAGTTAAAGACGGAAAGATTCATCTTTTGTATCGCGCCCAAGATATACAAGGAACTTCACGAATTGGATTAGCGATAAGCGAAGACGGAATTCATTTTGAAAAACAGAATGAACCGATATTTTTTCCTGCTATGGACAGTTTAAAATCCTTAGAATGGAATTTTCAGAAAAAGGACAATCATAAAATAAACTCTGATAAAAATATTACACTTTTTGATGGCGTTGAAGATCCAAGAATTATAGAAACATCAGACGGAAACTATTTGATGACCTACACTTCTTATGATGGGAAGACGGCGAGATTATGTTCGGCATCTTCAAATAACTTAAAAGAATGGACTAAGCACGGACCGATATTAAAGGATTCTATCTATAAGAATTATTGGAGCAAATCTGGGGCTGTTATTGCGGAAAGAACCAACAATAAAATCATAGCTAAAAAAATAGATGGTAAATATTGGATGTATTTTGGCGACACAGATTTATATATGGCATCGTCCGAAGATTTAATTAACTGGGAACCTGCTATAAATGAAGAATCCGGGAAGCTTATTGAAGTTCTAAAACCAAGACCAGGATATTTTGATAGTCGGCTTGTTGAGCCTGGCCCTTATGCTCTAATTACAGAAAAGGGTATTCTATTGATTTACAATAGTAGCAATGCCGCTAATTTTAACGACCCTAATCTTCCAAAATTTACATATGCAGCAGGGCAGGCACTGTTTTCTAAAGACCAACCTTATAAAGAAATCGCCAGAACTGAAGACTATTTTATATATCCCGACAAAGACTACGAGAAAGTTGGTGAGGTCAATGAAGTCTGTTTTGTTGAAGGCTTAGTATATTTTAAAGATAAATGGTTTTTATATTATGGTACTGCCGACTCTAAAATCGCAGTCGCAATCTATGATGGAGACTTTTTAAAATAA
- a CDS encoding cardiolipin synthase, translated as MNWSLVLQVFYAVLVIYVSLRIIWDTRSHSKTLAYVMLVVFFPLVGVAIYYSFGVNRRKRKIYDAKLFKNKELREKLNKQIRAESEDILDDVNHGIDENNKLIKFLINETLSPVTDNNKVKLLVNGETKFPEVFKAMREAKHHIHVEYYIFADDKIGCEFIDVLIEKAKEGVEVRFIYDDFGSRAIRKKQVPRLKEAGVNAFPFYKIKLIAFANRINYRNHRKIIVIDGQKAFVGGINVSDDYVNLKKKVRDKKESLFWRDTHIMVEGPAVTYLQYVFITDWNYCSESELPLTGKYFPKHKKNPSENSKVVQIAASGPDSDLPNIEFSLIAAINSANDEILITTPYFIPGEVVMDNIIIAANSGVKVKLLVPGISDSKLVDSAARSYYTMLLEEGVEIYLYEKGFVHAKTMVTDQQLSIVGTANMDIRSFDLNFEVNAVIYDDKFAKEMRDVFFEDLKYSKKINKEEWMNRPKYIQLWEKTAGLLSPML; from the coding sequence ATGAATTGGTCCTTAGTCTTACAGGTTTTTTATGCAGTCCTGGTTATATATGTTTCTCTCCGTATAATTTGGGATACTCGAAGCCATAGTAAAACCTTGGCATATGTGATGCTTGTTGTTTTTTTTCCTCTCGTCGGGGTTGCAATCTATTACTCTTTTGGAGTAAACCGTAGAAAGCGAAAAATCTATGATGCCAAGCTTTTCAAGAATAAAGAACTTAGGGAAAAACTCAATAAACAGATTAGGGCAGAATCAGAAGATATTCTCGACGACGTCAACCATGGGATAGATGAAAACAATAAGTTGATTAAATTTTTAATCAATGAAACCTTAAGCCCCGTAACAGATAACAATAAGGTTAAACTTTTAGTTAACGGCGAAACCAAATTTCCAGAAGTGTTTAAGGCGATGCGGGAGGCAAAACATCACATTCATGTTGAATATTACATTTTTGCCGACGATAAGATTGGTTGTGAATTTATAGATGTGCTAATTGAAAAAGCCAAGGAAGGCGTCGAGGTAAGATTTATTTACGACGATTTTGGAAGTAGAGCAATAAGGAAAAAGCAAGTTCCGAGGTTAAAGGAAGCTGGCGTAAATGCATTTCCTTTTTATAAGATAAAGTTGATCGCTTTTGCAAACCGTATCAATTATAGAAATCACCGTAAAATAATTGTGATAGACGGCCAAAAAGCCTTTGTAGGTGGCATAAACGTCAGCGATGATTACGTAAACCTCAAGAAAAAGGTCAGAGACAAAAAGGAATCCTTGTTCTGGAGAGATACTCATATAATGGTAGAAGGACCTGCCGTGACCTATCTTCAATATGTCTTCATAACCGATTGGAACTACTGTTCAGAAAGCGAACTACCGTTGACCGGGAAGTACTTTCCTAAGCACAAAAAGAATCCAAGCGAAAATTCAAAAGTTGTACAGATTGCCGCAAGCGGTCCAGATTCGGACTTACCAAATATTGAATTTTCGCTTATTGCAGCAATCAATTCAGCAAATGATGAAATCTTAATTACGACGCCATATTTTATTCCAGGAGAAGTAGTGATGGATAATATAATTATCGCCGCGAATAGCGGTGTTAAGGTTAAATTGTTGGTCCCGGGAATCTCAGATTCTAAATTGGTAGACTCTGCCGCACGCTCTTATTATACCATGTTGTTAGAAGAAGGAGTAGAGATTTATTTATATGAGAAAGGATTTGTCCATGCTAAAACTATGGTTACCGACCAGCAATTGTCTATCGTAGGCACCGCAAATATGGACATCAGAAGTTTTGATCTTAATTTTGAAGTCAACGCCGTAATTTATGACGATAAGTTTGCCAAGGAAATGCGGGATGTATTTTTCGAAGACCTTAAATATTCTAAAAAGATAAATAAGGAAGAATGGATGAATAGACCTAAATACATTCAACTTTGGGAAAAAACTGCGGGACTACTGTCCCCGATGCTATAG
- a CDS encoding hexosaminidase, translated as MIYPTQYLIKSFSLVSIFLISLMGCEEPPTFEKLNIPRTNLTQNNIIPRPLSVTADSSGFALDTRTVFVNNTGNEEYDEVLNYLKQSVVSVSNFEKLSKEENKRFIGRAIVFDKLSTEEQKSEAYQLIIKEDTIFVSSNSAEGAFRAVQTLRQLIPEQPTDTLTDHSVYLIPTGEINDSPLYSHRGTMLDVSRHFFEVDEVKKYIDILAYYKINVLHLHLSDDQGWRIEIKSWPLLTEIGGKTEVGGGTGGFYTQEDYKEIVDYAAKHFITIIPEIDMPGHTNAASLSYPILNGNGKKLEAYTGMKVGFSTFDTRKDSVYVFIDDVIREISAITPGPYFHIGGDESHSTDKDDYIYFVNKVEKIVQKYGKKMIGWDEIATADVDSSTISQFWQNDKNALLAKNKNLKIIYSPAKKAYLDMKYSDSTKLGLRWAGFVPVDSSYNWAPSNYVKDISNKNILGVEAPLWSESITNLKELQYLAFPRIIGIAEIGWSSEENRNWDEYRKRLGAQFGFLKSNNVNFFEAPQVDWERGETVKMID; from the coding sequence ATGATTTATCCTACTCAATATCTTATAAAGTCCTTCAGTTTAGTATCCATTTTTTTGATTTCTCTTATGGGTTGTGAAGAACCACCAACCTTCGAAAAATTAAATATTCCAAGGACAAATCTCACTCAAAATAATATTATTCCCAGACCGCTATCCGTCACAGCAGACAGTAGCGGTTTTGCTTTGGATACGAGAACCGTTTTTGTAAATAATACTGGCAATGAAGAATACGACGAAGTGTTAAATTACTTAAAGCAAAGTGTTGTCAGCGTTTCAAATTTTGAAAAATTGAGCAAAGAAGAAAATAAACGATTTATCGGAAGAGCCATTGTCTTCGATAAGCTTTCCACCGAAGAGCAAAAATCTGAAGCTTACCAATTAATTATTAAAGAAGACACCATATTTGTTTCTTCAAATTCTGCCGAAGGTGCTTTTCGCGCTGTTCAAACATTAAGACAATTAATCCCTGAACAACCCACCGATACCTTAACCGATCATTCGGTTTACCTTATCCCGACCGGAGAGATAAACGATTCACCTTTATATTCTCATCGCGGCACCATGCTCGATGTTTCAAGACATTTCTTCGAAGTAGATGAGGTTAAAAAGTATATAGACATACTCGCATATTATAAAATCAATGTTCTGCATCTTCATCTTTCCGATGATCAAGGCTGGCGTATAGAAATAAAATCATGGCCTTTACTCACCGAGATTGGCGGTAAGACCGAAGTTGGTGGTGGCACAGGTGGTTTTTATACTCAAGAAGATTATAAGGAAATTGTCGACTATGCCGCTAAACATTTTATTACCATCATTCCAGAAATAGACATGCCTGGTCACACCAACGCAGCTTCTCTCTCCTACCCAATTTTAAATGGTAATGGGAAAAAGCTTGAAGCCTATACCGGAATGAAAGTTGGTTTTAGCACATTCGATACCAGAAAGGACAGTGTTTACGTGTTTATAGACGACGTTATTAGAGAGATTTCAGCCATAACTCCTGGGCCTTACTTTCATATTGGCGGCGACGAAAGTCATTCAACTGACAAAGATGATTATATCTATTTCGTAAATAAGGTAGAAAAGATTGTGCAGAAGTACGGAAAGAAAATGATTGGTTGGGATGAAATAGCCACTGCAGATGTAGACTCATCAACGATTTCACAATTCTGGCAAAATGATAAAAATGCATTATTGGCCAAAAACAAAAATCTTAAGATTATTTATTCTCCAGCAAAGAAGGCTTATTTAGATATGAAGTATAGCGATTCTACCAAATTAGGTTTACGCTGGGCAGGTTTTGTTCCTGTAGATTCTTCCTATAATTGGGCTCCTTCAAATTATGTGAAGGACATTTCAAACAAAAACATTTTGGGTGTGGAAGCGCCGTTATGGTCAGAATCAATCACAAATCTAAAAGAACTACAATATCTAGCTTTTCCTAGAATAATCGGTATCGCCGAAATCGGTTGGTCGTCCGAAGAAAATCGCAATTGGGATGAATATAGAAAACGTCTGGGAGCTCAATTCGGTTTCCTAAAATCCAATAATGTTAATTTCTTTGAAGCACCCCAAGTAGATTGGGAGCGCGGTGAGACCGTGAAGATGATTGATTAA
- a CDS encoding DNA-binding regulatory protein, YebC/PmpR family: MGRAFEFRKARKMKRWSAMSKAFTRIGKDIVMAVKEGGPDPDANSRLRAVIQNAKAVNMPKDNVERAIKKASDKSQGDYKEVIFEGYAPHGIAILVETATDNNTRTVANVRSYFNKCDGSLGTSGSVSFMFDHTCNFRIPGEGLDPEQLELELIDFGAEEVFMDDDGILIYAPFESFGAIQAELESRDIEILSSGFERIPQVTKELSTEEAEDVEKLLEKLEEDDDVQNVYHTMEENTEE, encoded by the coding sequence ATGGGAAGAGCTTTTGAATTTAGAAAAGCACGAAAGATGAAACGTTGGTCTGCAATGAGCAAGGCCTTTACACGTATTGGTAAAGATATCGTTATGGCGGTGAAAGAAGGCGGACCAGATCCAGATGCAAACTCCAGATTGCGGGCGGTCATCCAAAATGCCAAGGCAGTAAATATGCCTAAAGACAACGTGGAGCGAGCGATTAAAAAAGCGAGCGACAAAAGTCAGGGCGATTATAAAGAAGTTATTTTTGAAGGATACGCACCTCACGGAATCGCGATTTTGGTTGAAACTGCTACTGACAATAATACCAGAACGGTTGCCAATGTAAGAAGCTATTTTAATAAATGTGATGGAAGTTTAGGAACATCGGGCTCCGTATCCTTTATGTTCGACCATACTTGCAATTTTAGAATCCCCGGTGAAGGATTAGACCCAGAACAATTAGAATTAGAGTTGATAGATTTTGGTGCGGAAGAAGTATTTATGGATGATGATGGGATTTTAATCTACGCGCCTTTTGAAAGTTTTGGAGCTATCCAAGCCGAATTAGAATCTCGCGACATCGAAATTTTATCTTCAGGTTTTGAAAGAATTCCGCAGGTAACAAAAGAATTATCTACAGAAGAAGCCGAAGATGTAGAAAAATTATTGGAGAAGTTAGAAGAAGATGACGATGTACAGAATGTTTATCACACCATGGAAGAAAATACAGAAGAATGA
- a CDS encoding 4a-hydroxytetrahydrobiopterin dehydratase, with protein sequence MKKLDKETIETRLLQFPDWDYFDESIHAEFEFDNFKDCFSAMSRIAFECEALNHHPDWSNSYNVLNISLSTHDAKGVTEKDFKLAEAIEAIVEVQEE encoded by the coding sequence ATGAAGAAACTAGATAAAGAGACTATAGAAACAAGATTGCTTCAATTTCCGGATTGGGATTATTTTGATGAATCGATTCATGCAGAATTCGAGTTCGATAATTTTAAGGATTGTTTTAGTGCAATGAGCAGAATAGCTTTTGAATGTGAAGCTTTAAACCATCACCCAGATTGGTCTAATTCTTATAACGTTTTGAATATTTCATTATCTACCCACGACGCCAAGGGTGTTACAGAAAAAGATTTTAAATTAGCCGAGGCTATCGAAGCGATTGTCGAAGTTCAGGAGGAATAA
- a CDS encoding dTDP-4-dehydrorhamnose reductase, which translates to MPKSNKPKIPADVAKHTILILGGSGFIGNALYKEFCAYFNTFATYLTPNASLENNHHFFNYNVEEDDVFEILEATRPTIIISALRGDFGYQIIAHQHISEYVLHNDCKIIFLSSANAFDAYSKYPSYEFDKTLSESSYGLLKIKIENMLLRLPKQKVVIARLPIVIAPHSPRVKEIKQHLAEKTAFEIFPNVVMNVTTDSKVTQQIHYIINRNKYGIFHLGSTDLVHHDDFMKEVVKKVSQENLKYKLVYTTNEDRYLAVLPKYNKLPKHLQITSTEVLESFDI; encoded by the coding sequence ATGCCCAAATCCAATAAACCTAAAATACCTGCAGATGTTGCCAAACATACCATCTTAATCCTCGGAGGAAGTGGCTTTATTGGTAATGCTTTGTACAAAGAATTCTGTGCGTATTTCAATACTTTTGCGACCTACCTTACCCCAAATGCTAGTTTAGAGAACAACCACCACTTCTTTAATTATAATGTAGAGGAAGATGATGTGTTCGAGATTTTGGAAGCAACCCGACCTACAATTATAATTTCAGCTTTACGAGGAGATTTTGGGTATCAGATTATTGCACATCAGCATATTTCAGAATACGTTCTTCATAATGATTGTAAAATCATATTTCTTTCTTCCGCCAACGCATTCGATGCCTACAGCAAATATCCAAGTTACGAATTCGACAAAACCTTAAGTGAGAGTTCTTACGGGTTGCTGAAAATCAAAATTGAAAATATGTTGCTACGACTACCTAAACAAAAGGTTGTCATTGCGAGATTACCAATTGTTATTGCGCCACATTCCCCGCGGGTAAAGGAAATTAAACAACATCTTGCAGAAAAAACTGCTTTTGAAATCTTTCCAAATGTTGTGATGAACGTTACTACCGATTCAAAAGTAACGCAGCAGATACATTATATAATCAACCGAAATAAATACGGAATTTTCCATCTTGGAAGTACCGATTTAGTGCACCATGACGATTTTATGAAAGAAGTCGTTAAAAAAGTTTCTCAAGAAAATCTTAAATACAAATTGGTTTATACCACCAATGAAGATAGATATCTGGCGGTTTTGCCAAAATATAACAAGCTCCCTAAGCATCTACAGATAACCAGCACCGAAGTCTTAGAAAGTTTTGATATTTAA
- a CDS encoding aminomethyltransferase → MKNTALNDTHVALGAKMVPFAGYNMPVQYEGVTAEHETVRKGVGVFDVSHMGEFLIEGPNALELVQLVSSNDASKLSVGKAQYSCLPNDEGGIVDDLIVYQIKEETYLLVVNASNIEKDWDWISKKNTMNATMRNLSEDYSLLAIQGPKAIEAMKSLTSVDLASIKFYNFVVADFAGIDYVIISATGYTGSGGFEIYCKNSEVKQIWDKVFEAGKSFGIKPIGLAARDTLRLEMGYCLYGNDIDDNTSPIEAGLGWICKFDAPFNNSKSLEQEKLAGPKQKLVGFELIERGIPRHGYDIVDQEGENIGLVTSGTMSPSLGQGIGMGYVYSDLAKVGNEIFIQIRKNAVKARIVKLPFYKE, encoded by the coding sequence ATGAAAAATACAGCGCTTAATGATACGCATGTTGCTCTTGGAGCAAAAATGGTTCCATTTGCTGGCTACAATATGCCCGTTCAATATGAAGGTGTTACCGCCGAGCATGAAACCGTTCGTAAAGGAGTTGGCGTTTTTGATGTTTCTCATATGGGCGAATTTTTAATTGAAGGACCTAATGCGCTAGAATTAGTTCAACTTGTTTCTAGTAACGATGCTTCTAAATTATCTGTCGGTAAGGCACAATACAGCTGTTTACCAAATGATGAAGGAGGGATTGTGGATGATTTAATCGTTTATCAAATCAAGGAGGAAACTTATTTACTCGTGGTTAATGCGAGTAATATTGAAAAAGATTGGGACTGGATCAGTAAAAAAAATACCATGAATGCTACCATGAGAAATCTTTCAGAAGATTATTCATTATTAGCAATACAAGGTCCTAAAGCAATTGAAGCAATGAAATCGTTGACTTCAGTCGATTTGGCTTCCATCAAGTTTTATAATTTCGTGGTTGCGGATTTTGCAGGAATCGATTATGTGATTATTTCAGCAACTGGTTATACGGGCAGCGGCGGTTTCGAAATTTATTGCAAGAATTCCGAAGTAAAACAGATTTGGGATAAAGTTTTTGAAGCCGGTAAATCTTTCGGAATTAAACCAATTGGTCTCGCTGCTAGAGATACTCTTCGATTAGAAATGGGTTATTGTCTTTATGGCAACGATATCGATGACAACACCTCGCCAATAGAAGCTGGTTTAGGTTGGATCTGTAAGTTCGATGCTCCTTTTAATAATAGCAAATCTCTTGAACAAGAAAAACTCGCTGGCCCAAAACAAAAGTTGGTCGGTTTTGAGCTGATCGAACGCGGAATTCCTCGCCATGGTTACGACATAGTAGATCAAGAAGGAGAAAATATCGGACTTGTAACCTCTGGCACCATGTCTCCAAGTTTAGGACAAGGAATTGGTATGGGCTATGTATATTCAGATTTAGCTAAAGTTGGAAACGAGATTTTCATTCAAATCCGGAAAAATGCGGTAAAGGCGAGAATCGTCAAATTGCCATTTTACAAAGAATAA
- a CDS encoding Xaa-Pro aminopeptidase: MKQLVLILALTFSVYITAQEDTPSDYLSSNFHKERREMLRKKMPANSVAVFFANAERNRANDVDYVYHQDPDFYYLTGYKEPNSVLLIFSENQNDESGGDYNEILYVQEKNENAEMWTGKRLGTEGAKSRLGFNTVFNGKEFLNNKIDFSNFDVVMHPYMYDDYRNGRDIADLANLVEHFKSQIEVSAPPISQTTTNVELNQTIEKAAKIKVDTRSLRKYMGELREVKSEEELQLLKKAIRISAMGQIEVMKAMHTGMSEAEIQGIHEYVYKKYGSEYEGYPSIVGAGNNGCVLHYIENSKTKVNNDLVLMDLGAEYHGYTADVTRTIPANGKFTTEQKAIYDLVYKAQEAGIKAAIVGNNMSSTHQEAKKSINQGLKDLGIIATIDEAHNYFPHGTSHHIGLDVHDLNSNAAFSPNMVITVEPGIYIPDGSACDKKWWGIAVRIEDDILITEDTPIILSAEAPRKSDEIEKLMKQESIFDKISLPNLDEN; this comes from the coding sequence ATGAAACAACTTGTTTTAATCCTAGCCTTAACTTTCTCAGTATATATTACAGCTCAAGAAGATACTCCTTCAGATTATCTTTCATCTAATTTTCATAAGGAAAGAAGAGAAATGTTGCGTAAAAAAATGCCAGCCAATTCTGTGGCAGTGTTTTTTGCTAATGCAGAGAGAAACCGCGCCAACGATGTTGACTATGTTTATCATCAAGACCCAGACTTTTATTATTTAACCGGATATAAAGAACCAAATTCAGTTTTGCTTATTTTTTCTGAAAACCAAAATGATGAATCCGGCGGAGATTACAATGAAATCCTTTATGTACAAGAAAAAAATGAAAATGCCGAAATGTGGACCGGAAAGCGACTGGGAACGGAGGGCGCTAAAAGTCGTTTAGGATTTAATACGGTATTTAACGGCAAGGAATTTTTAAACAACAAAATAGACTTCTCGAATTTTGATGTTGTGATGCACCCATATATGTACGACGATTACAGAAATGGAAGAGATATTGCAGATTTGGCCAATTTAGTTGAACATTTTAAATCTCAGATTGAAGTCTCGGCTCCACCGATTTCTCAAACCACGACTAATGTCGAATTGAACCAAACCATCGAAAAAGCTGCTAAAATAAAAGTTGACACTAGAAGTTTGAGAAAATATATGGGAGAACTCCGAGAGGTAAAATCTGAAGAAGAATTGCAATTGTTGAAGAAAGCGATCAGGATTTCTGCGATGGGACAGATTGAAGTTATGAAAGCGATGCACACCGGTATGTCGGAAGCAGAGATACAAGGCATTCATGAATATGTTTATAAGAAATATGGCAGTGAATATGAAGGTTATCCATCCATCGTTGGGGCGGGGAATAACGGTTGTGTTCTACATTATATAGAGAACTCTAAAACTAAAGTCAATAATGATTTGGTGCTGATGGATCTAGGAGCAGAATATCATGGTTACACCGCCGACGTTACTAGAACAATTCCGGCAAATGGAAAATTCACTACTGAGCAAAAAGCGATATATGACTTAGTTTACAAAGCGCAAGAAGCGGGTATTAAAGCTGCAATTGTTGGTAATAACATGTCCTCGACTCACCAAGAAGCAAAAAAAAGCATAAACCAGGGCCTTAAGGATTTAGGGATTATAGCAACTATTGATGAGGCCCATAACTACTTTCCTCATGGCACATCACACCATATTGGTTTAGATGTTCATGATTTAAATTCTAATGCAGCCTTTTCACCAAATATGGTGATAACGGTGGAACCAGGAATATATATTCCTGATGGAAGTGCATGCGATAAAAAGTGGTGGGGAATCGCGGTCAGGATTGAAGATGATATTTTAATCACTGAAGATACACCAATCATACTATCTGCTGAAGCTCCAAGAAAGTCGGATGAGATTGAGAAGCTGATGAAACAAGAATCGATTTTTGATAAAATCTCTTTACCAAATCTTGATGAAAATTAA
- a CDS encoding threonine synthase — MKYHSLNEISPETTFKDAVIRGIAPDKGLYFPDSITPLSTEFWESLGKMNNQDIALEAIRQFVEPDIPEDILKEIISETLSFDFPVVNLSKNISSLELFHGPTMAFKDVGAKFMAKSLEYFNQDNEREVTVLVATSGDTGGAVANGFLNAKGVKVVILYPSGKVSDIQEKQLTTLGANITALEVNGVFDDCQDMVKNAFLDSELTDKMQLTSANSINVARWLPQMFYFIFAYKRVRPIYKDIVFSVPSGNFGNICAGMVAQKLGMPVKHFIASNNDNNVVTNYLKSGEYTPKPSVATISNAMDVGNPSNFIRIQKLFNNELADLKSILSSYSFSDSQTKVALKEIREKYDYVADPHGAVGYLGAKAYLEEHPYAHCVFLETAHPTKFLDVVESVLNEKIELPPQIQKVMGKEKVSVKISSYNELKEFLLKS; from the coding sequence TTGAAATACCATAGTCTTAACGAAATTTCTCCCGAAACTACTTTTAAGGATGCAGTAATTAGAGGTATTGCTCCAGACAAGGGCCTATATTTTCCGGATTCTATAACTCCACTTTCGACCGAGTTCTGGGAATCATTAGGAAAAATGAACAATCAGGATATTGCCTTGGAGGCGATTAGGCAGTTTGTAGAACCAGATATTCCGGAAGATATTCTGAAAGAAATAATCAGTGAAACTTTAAGTTTCGATTTTCCGGTGGTGAATCTGAGTAAAAATATTTCGAGCTTAGAACTTTTTCATGGACCAACCATGGCTTTTAAAGACGTAGGCGCCAAATTTATGGCGAAAAGCCTTGAATATTTTAATCAAGATAATGAACGTGAAGTAACTGTCTTAGTCGCAACATCTGGTGATACCGGTGGCGCAGTTGCCAATGGATTCTTAAATGCCAAAGGGGTTAAAGTCGTCATCCTCTACCCTAGCGGAAAAGTGAGCGACATCCAAGAGAAACAACTAACTACTCTAGGAGCAAATATAACCGCTCTCGAAGTAAATGGCGTTTTTGACGATTGCCAAGATATGGTCAAAAATGCGTTTTTAGATTCTGAGCTTACTGATAAAATGCAATTAACATCTGCAAACTCAATAAACGTTGCTAGGTGGTTGCCACAGATGTTTTATTTCATTTTTGCCTACAAAAGAGTGCGTCCTATATATAAGGATATCGTTTTTTCGGTACCAAGTGGAAATTTTGGCAATATCTGCGCCGGAATGGTGGCTCAAAAATTAGGTATGCCGGTTAAACATTTTATAGCTTCTAACAATGACAATAATGTTGTCACTAATTATTTGAAATCGGGAGAATACACTCCGAAACCTTCGGTAGCTACCATTAGTAATGCAATGGATGTTGGCAATCCGAGTAATTTTATAAGGATACAGAAATTATTCAATAATGAGTTGGCGGATTTAAAATCCATTTTAAGTTCTTACAGCTTTAGTGACAGCCAAACTAAAGTTGCGCTAAAAGAGATTAGAGAAAAGTATGATTATGTCGCCGATCCACATGGAGCGGTTGGGTACTTAGGTGCAAAAGCTTACTTGGAAGAACATCCATATGCGCATTGTGTTTTTCTTGAAACGGCGCACCCAACAAAATTCTTAGATGTTGTTGAATCTGTTTTAAATGAGAAAATAGAACTTCCTCCGCAAATTCAAAAAGTTATGGGCAAGGAAAAGGTCTCGGTAAAAATTTCTAGTTACAATGAATTAAAGGAATTTCTTCTAAAGTCTTAA